The Streptomyces sp. NBC_00483 genome contains the following window.
CGTCGAGGCGGCGGCGCCCGGCCCAGGGGGCGCGCCGGTAGTAGGCCTCGTCGCGGGCCCAGGCTCCGGCGGCGCCGATGCCGAGGGGCTCACCGATGGCGTCGTCGCGTACGAGATCCCGTACATGGGACACCGCGTGCGAGCCGAGCGACTGGAAGCCGACCTGGCAGGCGATCCCCGCCGCGGCCACCCCGGCCGCCATCCGCTCGTATTCCGTATATGACGGCGCGGGCGGCTTCTCCAGGAGCAGGTGCACACCCCGCTCGGCGGCCACCAGGGCCAGATCCGTGTGCGTGGGGATCGGGGTGCAGATGATCGCGATCCGGGCGCCGGTGCGGTCGAGCAGCTCCCCGAAGTCGGCGGACTGCACGACGTCCCCGGCATCGAATCCTTCGAGCTCCGCCGCGTCCAGCGGCCGCAGCTCGCACACTCCGGCCAGCTTCACCCGCCCCGCTTCCGCGAGGTTGCGCAGGTTGTTCAGGTGCCAGCGTCCGTGCCCCCGCGCGCCCGCGAGGACGACGGGAACGGGCTCGTGCTCCGTGCTGCTGTTGCGTGTCTGCATGATCGGCTTGATCTTCATAGTGCTTGTCATCCCTTCACCGCCCCCGCGCTGAACCCCGTGACGAGCCATTTCTGAATGAATGCGAAAACGATCACGACGGGCAGCGCGGCCACGACGCCGCCGGCGGCGAGCGCGCCCAGGTCGACGGAGTCGGCGCCCATGAGCGTGGCGAGGCCGACCGGGATCGTCTGCTTGTCCTGGTTGGAGAGGAACATGAGGGCGAACAGGAAGTGGTTCCAGCTGTGCACGAAGGCGAAGGAACCGACCGCGATCAGCCCAGGTCGCAGAAGCGGGAGGACGACGGCGCAGAAGGCGCGGAAGCGTCCGCAGCCGTCGACCCAGGCGGCCTCTTCGAGCGTGTACGGCACGTTCTTGATGAAGCCGCTGATGAGGATCATCGTGAGCGGCAGCTGGAAGACGGTCTCGGCGATGATGACGCTGCCGAGCGAGTTGATCAGCCGCAGGTTGGCGAAGATCTGGAACAGCGGGACCAGCATCAGGGCGCCCGGAATGAACTGCGAGCACAGCAGCGCGAGCATGAAGCCCTGCTTGATCCGGAACTTGAAGCGGGCGAGCGCGTAGCCGCCGGCCAGCGCCACCACCGTCGTCATCAGCATCGAGGCGAGGCCGACGAGCAGGCTGTTCTGGAAGAAGATCGCGAACGACCGCTCGTTCCACACCTTGTCGAAGTGCTCGAAGGTGAGCGGCCACGGCACGAGGGACGTGGATCCGGCGGGCCGGAACGCGAACAGCAGCATCCAGTAGAACGGGATGAGCGTGAAGAGGAGATAGACGCCGAGCGGGACATAGATCTGCCAGCGCGGCACGTCCTCCCAGGAGGGCCCGCGGTCCTTCTTGGAGGGGCGGAGGGCGGCGCGGTGCCTGCCGCCGCCCGTCGTGGTGGCGGGCGCGGTCGTGGTGGCGGTCAATTCGGCTTCCTTGACGGTCACTTGTCCTCGCCCCCGAACTTGCTCAGGCGGAGATAGATCATCGAGCAGAACAGGAGGATCACGAAGGCGATGGACGTCAGCGCGGACGCGTAGCCGAAGTCGTGGCTGTCGACGGCGATGGAGGCGATGCGCAGCGGCAGAGTGGTCGTCTCACCCGCGGGTCCGCCGCCGGTGAGGGTGTAGAGCAGGTCGACGTTGTTGAACTCCCACACCGCGCGCAGCAGCGTGGACAGGATGATCGCGTCCTTGAGGTGCGGCAGCGTGATGTGGAAGAACTGGCGGAGCCGGCTCGCCCCGTCGACCTCGGCGGCCTCGTACAGGTCCTTCGACACGGACTGCAGGTCGGCGAGGATGAGGATCGCGAAGAAGGGGACGCCGCGCCAGAGTTCGGCGGTGACGACGGCGGGGAAGACGGTCGCGGTGTCCGAGAGCCATGAGGTCCCGTACGTTCCGATGCCCATGTCCGCGAGATAACGCGTGATGCCCGTCTGGGAGTTGTAGAGCAGCATCCAGACGGCGGAGGTCAGCACGCCGGAGACGGCCCACGGCGAGAAGACGAGCGCGCGGGCCATGCCGCGGCCGACGAACGTCTGGTTGACCACGAGCGCGAGCCCGAGGCCGAGCAGTAGTTGCAGCACCACCTGGACGACGACCCATTGGAGGCTGAAGCCCAATGTCCGCCAGAAGTCCGGGTCGTTGGTGAACGCGGTGACGAAGTTGTCGAGTCCCGCGAACCCGTTGCGCCACGGCTTGGTCGGGTTGAAGTGCTGCACGCTGTAGTAGAAGACGCTGATGACGGGATACGCGATGAAGCCCAGCATCAGCAGCCCGGCGGGCGCGATCAGCAGATAAGGGAGCCTGCGCGGGGTGGCTGACTTGCGGCGCCGGGGCGGCGAGGCGCCCCCCGGTGCTTTGGCCACGGCTGCGGCTTGGGCCATGACGGGAACTCCGTTCTCGGTGGCTCAGGTCGGTGCTTCGTTGGTTCTCTTGCTTTTCTTGCTTCTTCGCAGGCCGTAGAAAGCGCTTGCACGGCCCACACATCGAAGCGCTTCGCAAACGATGTTCGAGGTGTCGGTGACTCAGCTCGCGTACGGGTCCGCAACCGTGCCGGGCCCCGCCAGGAAGGCGAAGTCGCAGCCGGTGTCGGCCTGGGTGATCTGCTCGTTGTAGAGCACGCCGTAGCCGCGCTCGTGACGCTCGACGGGCGGCGTCCAGTCGCTCCTGCGGCGCTCCAACTCGTCGTTGCTCACGTCGAGTTGAAGAGAGCGAGCGGCGACGTCGAGCGTGATGGTGTCCCCGCTGCGGACCAGCGCGAGCGGTCCGCCGACGTGCGACTCGGGGGCGATGTGCAGGACACACGCCCCGTAACTCGTGCCGCTCATCCTGGCGTCGGAGAGCCGCACCATGTCGCGCACGCCCTGCTTGAGCAGATGGTCGGGGATGGGCAGCATCCCGTACTCGGGCATGCCGGGCCCGCCCTTGGGTCCCGAGCCGCGCAGCACCAGGACGCTGTCGGCGGTGATGCCCAACTCCGGGTCGTTGATGG
Protein-coding sequences here:
- a CDS encoding carbohydrate ABC transporter permease, with translation MAQAAAVAKAPGGASPPRRRKSATPRRLPYLLIAPAGLLMLGFIAYPVISVFYYSVQHFNPTKPWRNGFAGLDNFVTAFTNDPDFWRTLGFSLQWVVVQVVLQLLLGLGLALVVNQTFVGRGMARALVFSPWAVSGVLTSAVWMLLYNSQTGITRYLADMGIGTYGTSWLSDTATVFPAVVTAELWRGVPFFAILILADLQSVSKDLYEAAEVDGASRLRQFFHITLPHLKDAIILSTLLRAVWEFNNVDLLYTLTGGGPAGETTTLPLRIASIAVDSHDFGYASALTSIAFVILLFCSMIYLRLSKFGGEDK
- a CDS encoding carbohydrate ABC transporter permease, with protein sequence MTVKEAELTATTTAPATTTGGGRHRAALRPSKKDRGPSWEDVPRWQIYVPLGVYLLFTLIPFYWMLLFAFRPAGSTSLVPWPLTFEHFDKVWNERSFAIFFQNSLLVGLASMLMTTVVALAGGYALARFKFRIKQGFMLALLCSQFIPGALMLVPLFQIFANLRLINSLGSVIIAETVFQLPLTMILISGFIKNVPYTLEEAAWVDGCGRFRAFCAVVLPLLRPGLIAVGSFAFVHSWNHFLFALMFLSNQDKQTIPVGLATLMGADSVDLGALAAGGVVAALPVVIVFAFIQKWLVTGFSAGAVKG